The following proteins are co-located in the Ancylothrix sp. D3o genome:
- a CDS encoding agenet domain-containing protein, with translation MPDWKPEKTWLYAVGILEWEQEEVWPPFPDAVEGRFDEKLVNFFKDSGVPEEQIIYLQDSEATFEEITGSFPEFLAQAGEDDLLIVYFAGHGDWDSETGEHFFVNYDANAEDRDNYWSVTSIFDEIENNFNGSRVLLLADCCFSGGLIAEVKNRQDSEISYACVSSSYAHNTSTGGWTFTESLYKGLCGDPTVDLDGDGIITLYDFARYAELEMAFIEEQKSMFLTTGDFDSQMVLAEVSDEIEPIEGKRVEVEYEGDWYKAKTLETSDGEVKVLYIEDKSEEWVEPERIRPYKPEMFAVGDEVEALSEEESWLSATVKKAWYGLHLITYDDYPDWWDEWVGSEYLRVRK, from the coding sequence ATGCCAGACTGGAAACCGGAGAAAACTTGGCTTTATGCAGTAGGAATTTTGGAATGGGAGCAGGAAGAGGTATGGCCACCATTTCCTGATGCGGTGGAGGGCCGGTTCGATGAAAAGCTTGTAAATTTTTTTAAAGATTCTGGAGTACCCGAAGAACAAATTATTTACTTGCAAGATAGCGAAGCGACTTTTGAGGAAATAACCGGGAGTTTTCCTGAGTTTTTGGCCCAGGCCGGTGAGGATGATTTATTAATTGTCTATTTTGCCGGTCATGGTGATTGGGATTCAGAAACTGGAGAGCATTTTTTTGTCAATTATGATGCCAATGCAGAAGACCGAGATAATTACTGGTCAGTGACATCGATTTTTGATGAAATTGAGAATAATTTTAATGGGTCGAGAGTTTTATTATTGGCAGATTGTTGTTTTTCGGGGGGCTTAATTGCTGAAGTAAAAAACAGGCAAGATAGCGAGATTTCTTATGCTTGTGTGAGTTCATCTTATGCCCACAACACCTCAACCGGCGGCTGGACATTTACGGAATCATTATATAAAGGTTTGTGTGGAGACCCCACTGTAGATTTAGATGGAGACGGGATAATTACACTGTATGATTTTGCCCGATATGCGGAATTAGAAATGGCTTTTATTGAAGAACAAAAGTCAATGTTTCTCACCACCGGCGATTTTGATTCACAGATGGTATTAGCTGAGGTTTCTGATGAAATTGAACCGATAGAAGGGAAACGAGTTGAAGTTGAATATGAGGGAGATTGGTATAAAGCAAAAACCCTAGAAACAAGTGATGGGGAAGTGAAAGTTTTGTACATTGAAGATAAAAGCGAAGAATGGGTAGAACCAGAAAGGATACGTCCTTATAAACCTGAAATGTTTGCAGTCGGGGATGAAGTAGAGGCACTATCCGAAGAAGAAAGCTGGCTCTCGGCTACCGTAAAAAAAGCTTGGTATGGGCTACATTTAATCACTTATGATGATTATCCTGATTGGTGGGATGAATGGGTAGGATCGGAATATTTACGAGTCAGAAAGTAA
- a CDS encoding DUF4079 domain-containing protein → MSLEIPASVKVYSQFFHPILMWVLFGTSLYALYLGVLVRRTRTTKDSDKRKELVKGKFNVKHYQIGSLLMALMVVGSIGGMAVTYINNGKLFVGPHLLAGLGMTGLIALSAGLSPFMQKGSDWARYSHIVLNVAMLGLFGWQAVSGMDIVQRIISKM, encoded by the coding sequence ATGAGTTTGGAAATCCCGGCGTCGGTTAAAGTGTACAGTCAATTTTTCCACCCCATCCTCATGTGGGTGCTATTTGGGACATCCCTATACGCTCTATACTTGGGCGTGTTGGTTCGCCGTACCCGCACCACAAAAGATAGCGACAAACGCAAAGAACTTGTCAAAGGCAAGTTTAACGTCAAGCATTATCAAATTGGTTCGCTGTTAATGGCGTTGATGGTGGTGGGTAGCATCGGCGGTATGGCTGTTACCTATATCAACAACGGTAAACTATTTGTTGGCCCTCACCTGTTGGCCGGTTTGGGGATGACTGGCTTGATCGCACTTTCTGCCGGTTTGTCTCCCTTTATGCAAAAAGGTTCTGACTGGGCACGTTACAGCCATATTGTTCTCAACGTAGCAATGCTTGGTTTGTTTGGCTGGCAAGCCGTCAGCGGTATGGATATCGTACAAAGAATTATTAGCAAAATGTAA
- a CDS encoding ankyrin repeat domain-containing protein, protein MASKNDNLLIQAAKTGKVTLVQALISQGIDVNATDREGTTALMFAAQYGYTEIVRLLVNGGANVNVSRQRYAVTALMLAAANKKLDTVKVLIDLNADVNAKNDDGSTALMAACLKGDAEIVRVLIDAGAEVNIKDKDGDTAMKVALNQGHANVIKVLLERGADVNTKLAGGKTALMGACLKGNLPLVEVLIKGGADVNARDSEGEMALFLAADRLQSDVVKRLISAGADVNGKNPDGWTALMAAAAGGDMASVRFLLNAGAEINAQNNDLETALYLAAVEGHAEVVKCLIDRGADRLIKNRLGDTTLLVAALHNHSKVAACLLGGNPEQVQILLRTRNAGETPLTLAATAGNLHTVKVLLEGGAHPNTRADDSKTSLIRATDRGHFFVVQALLEKGADVNLVDDVGATALMWAAHRGFTEIVKLLLDAGADVNVKNRGGYTAWMMADFNGYKNVAKLLKDAGAVQ, encoded by the coding sequence ATGGCCTCTAAAAACGATAATTTGTTGATCCAGGCTGCGAAAACCGGCAAAGTTACTCTCGTACAAGCCTTAATTTCTCAAGGTATTGATGTCAATGCTACAGATCGAGAGGGTACCACTGCCTTAATGTTTGCAGCCCAATATGGCTACACAGAAATTGTGCGGTTGTTGGTGAATGGCGGTGCAAATGTCAACGTCTCCAGACAACGCTATGCGGTGACGGCATTAATGTTAGCTGCTGCTAATAAAAAACTGGATACGGTGAAAGTTTTAATTGATTTAAACGCTGATGTCAATGCCAAAAATGATGATGGCAGTACCGCTCTGATGGCTGCTTGTTTAAAAGGCGATGCAGAAATTGTGCGGGTTTTGATTGATGCCGGTGCAGAAGTTAATATTAAAGATAAAGATGGCGATACAGCCATGAAAGTTGCTCTCAATCAAGGTCATGCGAATGTTATCAAAGTTTTGCTTGAACGGGGCGCAGATGTCAACACAAAACTAGCGGGAGGCAAAACAGCTTTGATGGGGGCTTGTTTGAAAGGAAATTTGCCTTTGGTTGAGGTTTTAATTAAGGGAGGTGCGGATGTTAATGCACGAGATTCTGAGGGAGAAATGGCTTTGTTTTTAGCCGCAGATCGCCTGCAAAGTGATGTGGTGAAAAGGTTAATTTCTGCTGGGGCTGATGTGAATGGAAAAAACCCGGATGGCTGGACGGCATTAATGGCAGCAGCAGCCGGCGGTGATATGGCAAGTGTAAGGTTTTTATTAAATGCCGGTGCGGAAATTAATGCTCAAAATAATGATTTAGAAACGGCTTTATATTTGGCGGCTGTAGAAGGTCATGCGGAGGTTGTTAAATGTCTGATTGATCGTGGTGCAGATAGGTTGATAAAAAACCGGCTAGGGGATACAACTTTATTGGTTGCTGCGTTGCATAATCATAGTAAAGTTGCTGCTTGTTTGCTGGGCGGCAACCCGGAACAAGTACAAATTTTATTGAGAACGAGAAATGCGGGGGAAACGCCTTTAACTCTGGCTGCAACTGCTGGAAATTTGCATACTGTAAAGGTTTTATTAGAGGGTGGTGCTCATCCCAATACTCGCGCTGATGATAGCAAAACTTCTTTAATTCGAGCTACAGATAGAGGGCATTTTTTTGTGGTGCAAGCGTTGTTAGAAAAAGGTGCGGATGTTAATTTAGTGGATGATGTGGGGGCGACTGCTTTAATGTGGGCAGCACATCGTGGGTTTACGGAAATTGTGAAGTTGTTGTTAGACGCTGGGGCGGATGTAAATGTTAAAAATCGGGGTGGTTATACTGCTTGGATGATGGCGGATTTTAATGGGTATAAAAATGTGGCGAAGCTTTTGAAAGATGCCGGTGCGGTGCAATAA